Genomic DNA from Corylus avellana chromosome ca4, CavTom2PMs-1.0:
TTGGAATGTTTCAACATGGCTTTGCTTGCAAAACAAGGTTGGAGATTGATGCACCACCCAAACTCGTTAGTGgcaaaaaattttaaggaaaagtACTACCCGAATAGTACTTTTTTAGATGCTCCGGTGGGTAAGAAGCCTTTTTATGCGTGGTGTAGCCTATGGGGTGCTAAGTGGCTATTACGGGAAGGGATGGTATGGCGGGTTGGTGATGGGCATTCTATCTCAATTTGGGGTGATCGCTGGTTGCCGGTTCAAAATACGAACATGGTACAATTCCCCATTAGGCTCCTANNNNNNNNNNNNNNNNNNNNNNNNNNNNNNNNNNNNNNNNNNNNNNNNNNNNNNNNNNNNNNNNNNNNNNNNNNNNNNNNNNNNNNNNNNNNNNNNNNNNCTTCACCAATCCGAGAAAGTGGGTGCAAGTCGACGACAAGAAGCGAAGATGGAGGCATTCTGGACAGCTCTTGAGGAGTGTAATTTGGGGGACTTGGGGTACTCGGGTCCCAAATTCACGTGGTCTAATAAACGCCAAGATGACACCTATTCCCAAGAACGGCTCGATCGGGCTGTTGGGAATAGGGGGTGGTGTGATATGTACAAATCGGCTAGGGTTCTTGTCATGGCAGCAAGAGCGTCAGACCACAAtccaatttttgtttctttttctaacAAACAACCATGGTGTACAAAGGGTAGAAGAGGCTTCAAATTTGAGGCAAGTTGGATCCCTGACGAGGAATGTGGGGCTATCATCAATGAATCTTGGGAGGGGGGCGAAACGGATGGGGAGGCAATGAAGAAAGTCCGAAGAGGATTGGAACGATGTAAGTCCCGATTAAAATGGTGGAGCCGGAAAAAATTTGGGAAGAACGAAAATTTGATTAAAGAAAAGACCGAAGTGCTAGCCAATCTACAAACCTTGGAAGGTCCCGAACACCATGAGGCCATTAAAAGGCTGCCAGCGGAAATAGAAACCTTGCTGGAATTTGAAGACATGAGATGGAAACAACGCGCAAAGCAAAATTGGTATCGGGAGGGGGATAGAAACACACCATTCTTTCATGCTTGGGGAAGTCACAGGCGTAGGATTAATACTATCAAGAAAGTTGTGGATGTCAAGGGGCGTGAATGGTTAAGGTGGAGGAGATTAGCAATGCTTTTGTGGCCTactatgagaaattattcaccTCTGAAGGGACAGACGGAAAAGAGGCGTTTCTAGCAGGTTTTCAAGCCTCGGTCACAAATAGCATGAATCGGCGGTTGTTGAGCAATTTTGAGGCGGTCGAGGTGGATCAAGCATTGGCACAAATGCACCCACTTAAATCGCCAGGCCCGGACGGTTTCTCTGCTTGTTTTTATCAGTACTCATGGAGTACGGTATGCAATGATGTATGTTAAGCTGtccttcattttttaaataatggcTTATTTGATGCAGCTATAAATGTCACTCACATAGCTCTCATTCCAATGGTTAAACACCCTACCCGAATTACGGATTTTCGACTCATCAATCTTTATAATGTCATTTACAAATTAATCTAAAAGGTTTTGGCCAATAGATTGAAGAGGGTGCTGGGGGATATTATATCCCCAAATCAAAGTGCATTCTCCTTGGGCGGCTTATTACGGATAATGTCCTTATTGCTTTTGAGGCCCTACACACCATGGACACACGGATGGGAGGACGAGAGGGGTTTATGGCCTTAAAACTCGATATGAGTAAGGCCTATGACCGGGTCtaattgaaaaatgtttagagtactataatttttacgGTAAAATTATTTACGAACCTCATAATTAGCAAAATGTACTTatacttataaaaacaaaattaatagaaaatgatcaaccaaattttttgtttaattattttaccaattataaACTATGAGTttataaataactcaaaaaaaaaaaaaagacagtaatacgtttcctttttttttttttttttttttttctaattgaataaggaaagggctacagggaaattttttttcacttttgatCCAAACGGAAGAAGAAGTGAGAGATCCTGAAAACGAAAAAAGagtgggctccccaacaataaaccaaaaataaatctGTATACTATATTATATATGGTTGAATTTATATATCCTTAGTTAATACCActtatgagtatttttttttttgacatgtccacataagaggggagagggagattcgaactagtgaccttcacttcattaagcgtggtccctgctgattgagctacctcttgaggaccaATTATGAGTAGTTAAATGCTgcctcttttttcctttttgtttcttatttttatttttatttttggatttctTGGTCTGACCATGTTATAATCAAGATTTATGTCCCACTAGCAATTTGGAAATTATT
This window encodes:
- the LOC132178000 gene encoding uncharacterized protein LOC132178000; protein product: MEAFWTALEECNLGDLGYSGPKFTWSNKRQDDTYSQERLDRAVGNRGWCDMYKSARVLVMAARASDHNPIFVSFSNKQPWCTKGRRGFKFEASWIPDEECGAIINESWEGGETDGEAMKKVRRGLERCKSRLKWWSRKKFGKNENLIKEKTEVLANLQTLEGPEHHEAIKRLPAEIETLLEFEDMRWKQRAKQNWYREGDRNTPFFHAWGSHRRRINTIKKVVDVKGREWLRWRRLAMLLWPTMRNYSPLKGQTEKRRF